A genomic stretch from Bosea sp. F3-2 includes:
- a CDS encoding diguanylate cyclase, protein MALSDSNRSGGTLLPLWAAGFVGLVCVAILALSAWREWASRSDILQNAEVDMANLARSLTQHVEDTIELADATLTGLAGRLEANGTDAAAIAGIQRFLDLRKLTLGRIRGLFVYDETGRWLATTESVDHSGLNNSDRTYFQHHRDVDDGRVLLGRPVKSRVGGQWIITISRRFNHPDGTFAGVVLASIDAAYFAEFYRQFDIGPHGAVALLSTAGTLLARSPDDGSYVGRDMSQTRLIAEQISRSRTGAYDFTSPLDGRQRLSVYRVSERFPVIVLAALAKEDVLVGWRQRALARVGFVLGLTLLIGLIGLNLVRQLLMRQRMAAALAAKEADFRLLAEESSDMVTRIDAGEFVRYASPSAARVLGWSPDQLVGRSALAGVHRDDLARVQQTIAALQRGEIEEAKILYRNRHREKPEIWIETALRVTRHPDTGAIDGVVALSRDMTEHKDLQAKLVVLAASDGLTGLANRRCFDERLDQEWTRARRESTPLSLLIIDIDHFKQLNDQHGHQEGDSCLRAVAGIIAKHGARPADLAARYGGEEFAMLLPNTDANGCEQIGMRICEAIRELESTSDGRSSPWRVTASVGGATCWPNPGIVSSPSSLIEAADRALYSAKNGGRDRVVMAGQIVPWPRAQQA, encoded by the coding sequence ATGGCACTTAGCGACAGCAATCGCTCAGGGGGGACGTTGCTGCCGCTGTGGGCCGCTGGCTTCGTGGGACTCGTCTGTGTCGCCATTCTCGCCCTTAGTGCCTGGCGAGAATGGGCCAGCCGCTCGGACATCTTGCAAAATGCCGAGGTCGACATGGCGAACCTCGCGCGCTCACTGACGCAGCATGTCGAGGATACGATTGAGCTGGCGGATGCGACGCTGACTGGACTTGCAGGTCGACTGGAGGCGAACGGGACCGATGCCGCGGCCATTGCCGGGATTCAACGCTTCCTCGACCTGCGAAAGCTAACTCTCGGTCGGATACGCGGACTTTTCGTCTATGACGAAACCGGCCGTTGGCTCGCAACGACGGAGAGCGTCGACCACTCCGGTCTCAACAATAGCGACAGGACCTATTTCCAACATCATCGCGATGTCGATGATGGCCGCGTCCTGCTGGGCCGACCCGTCAAGAGCCGGGTAGGCGGACAATGGATCATCACCATCTCACGCCGCTTCAATCACCCTGACGGGACATTTGCCGGAGTGGTATTGGCATCGATCGATGCGGCCTATTTTGCTGAATTCTATCGGCAGTTCGATATTGGCCCGCACGGGGCCGTCGCGCTGCTCAGTACCGCCGGCACCCTGCTCGCCCGCAGTCCCGACGACGGCAGCTACGTCGGACGAGATATGTCGCAAACACGCCTCATCGCGGAGCAAATCTCGCGCTCCAGGACGGGGGCCTATGACTTCACGTCCCCTCTCGACGGCCGCCAAAGGCTAAGCGTTTACCGGGTCAGCGAGCGCTTTCCCGTCATCGTGCTCGCAGCCCTGGCCAAGGAAGACGTGCTTGTCGGCTGGCGCCAGCGCGCCCTCGCTCGCGTCGGGTTCGTCCTCGGACTGACCCTCTTGATCGGCCTCATCGGACTGAATCTGGTGCGGCAACTTCTCATGCGGCAACGGATGGCGGCTGCCCTTGCTGCCAAGGAGGCTGACTTCCGGCTGCTTGCTGAAGAATCGAGCGATATGGTCACCCGGATCGATGCCGGCGAGTTCGTCCGCTATGCCTCGCCGTCCGCCGCGCGCGTCCTGGGCTGGAGTCCGGACCAACTCGTTGGTAGGTCGGCGCTGGCAGGCGTCCATCGAGACGATCTGGCCCGTGTCCAGCAGACGATCGCGGCCTTGCAGCGCGGCGAAATCGAAGAAGCAAAAATCCTTTATCGCAACCGTCATCGGGAGAAGCCCGAGATCTGGATCGAGACGGCGCTTCGCGTCACCAGACATCCGGATACCGGAGCCATCGATGGCGTCGTCGCGCTGTCCCGGGACATGACCGAGCACAAGGACCTGCAAGCGAAGCTCGTGGTCCTGGCCGCGTCGGATGGCCTCACCGGCCTGGCCAACCGGCGGTGTTTCGACGAGCGTCTCGATCAGGAATGGACCAGGGCGCGACGGGAAAGCACTCCCCTATCGCTTTTGATCATCGATATCGACCATTTCAAGCAGCTCAACGATCAACACGGGCACCAGGAAGGCGATAGCTGCCTGCGAGCCGTCGCCGGCATCATCGCCAAACATGGCGCGCGGCCAGCCGACCTCGCCGCCCGCTACGGCGGGGAAGAATTCGCGATGTTGCTGCCGAACACGGATGCGAACGGGTGCGAGCAGATCGGAATGAGGATTTGCGAGGCGATCCGCGAGCTCGAATCCACCTCCGACGGCCGTTCCTCCCCTTGGCGTGTCACGGCCAGCGTGGGCGGCGCGACCTGCTGGCCGAATCCGGGGATAGTCTCGAGCCCCTCCTCGCTGATCGAGGCAGCCGACCGGGCTCTGTATTCTGCGAAGAACGGGGGACGTGATCGCGTCGTCATGGCGGGACAGATCGTGCCCTGGCCCCGCGCCCAGCAGGCCTGA